A genomic region of Micromonospora sp. NBRC 110009 contains the following coding sequences:
- a CDS encoding Lrp/AsnC family transcriptional regulator translates to MDAAPTLDALDRRLLAALQLDGRAPWGLVARAVGASESTVQRRFTALRNRRAARVIGVVDVLRCGLGVPVLVRISCRPGTAGEVVTRLAAKPEARFVAMVAGSVDVVAEFVVPTHRDLAQVLVHDLPGADLVTDTETLTVMRTFTSAHDWDTGLLDPEATALLRPTPARPFEDQIWERPPDRLDDLELAILATLGEDGRMPVREIAAQVNSSESTVARRIDSMVARGCLRFRTLVEPTLLGFAVEFMLWLDVEPAQLDAAGRQLAEDPATKYLSATAGRFNLCAQVSLPHFADLYRFTTDVVGALPGVRRADTTLQLDTLKRAWLPTASHLSVEPVTERSSQ, encoded by the coding sequence ATGGATGCCGCGCCCACCCTTGACGCGTTGGACCGCCGCCTGCTGGCCGCGCTGCAACTCGACGGCCGCGCGCCGTGGGGCCTGGTGGCCCGGGCGGTCGGGGCCAGCGAGTCGACGGTGCAGCGCCGTTTCACCGCGTTGCGCAACCGGCGAGCGGCCCGGGTCATCGGCGTCGTCGACGTCCTCCGGTGCGGCCTGGGGGTTCCCGTGCTCGTCCGGATCTCGTGCCGACCCGGCACCGCGGGGGAGGTCGTGACCCGGCTGGCCGCGAAGCCCGAGGCCCGCTTCGTCGCCATGGTCGCGGGCAGCGTCGACGTGGTCGCCGAGTTCGTCGTGCCGACGCACCGGGACCTCGCCCAGGTGCTCGTCCACGACCTGCCCGGAGCCGACCTGGTCACCGACACCGAGACCCTGACGGTGATGCGGACCTTCACCTCCGCCCACGACTGGGACACCGGCCTTCTCGACCCGGAGGCGACCGCCCTGCTCCGCCCCACGCCCGCGCGTCCGTTCGAGGACCAGATCTGGGAGCGCCCACCGGACCGGCTGGACGACCTCGAACTGGCCATCCTGGCCACCCTCGGCGAGGACGGGCGGATGCCGGTCAGGGAGATCGCGGCGCAGGTCAACTCGAGCGAGTCGACGGTCGCCCGGCGCATCGACTCGATGGTCGCCCGGGGCTGCCTGCGCTTCCGGACGTTGGTGGAGCCGACCCTGCTGGGCTTCGCGGTCGAGTTCATGCTCTGGCTCGACGTCGAGCCGGCCCAACTGGACGCCGCCGGTCGCCAGCTCGCCGAGGACCCCGCCACCAAGTACCTGTCCGCCACCGCCGGGCGGTTCAACCTCTGCGCGCAGGTCTCGCTTCCGCACTTCGCGGATCTCTACCGGTTCACCACCGACGTGGTCGGCGCCCTGCCCGGCGTCCGCCGCGCGGACACGACCCTGCAACTCGACACCCTCAAGCGCGCCTGGCTACCCACCGCCTCGCACCTGTCCGTCGAGCCCGTCACCGAAAGGAGCAGCCAATGA